The Stackebrandtia nassauensis DSM 44728 genome includes the window GGCAGCGGAGCGCACGCGCGGGGCTGGATTCGTGCGGCGTCCCGGAGTGGGTCGCCTTCGAACGCCGCGCCATGCATGAAGCCGTCAATCGCGCTCGGGTCGATCGTGGACTGTCACCTGTCACGGAAGCACATGTCCGCTGGGCTGAGGAACGTGCGGTGGGTCATGGCGATTACACCAGAAAGTTCGCGTTGTACTGCGCGGACCTCATCAGCAGCGAATAAGAACGGCTGCGGCGATGTCGTCGACTCCGGCAGTGTGGGCCTCGTCGACGAAGGCGGCAGCGAGGATGTTGCCGTAACCTGACACGGGCGTTCTGCTGTGGGCACCGGCAACGGATGCCGGGCCCTGCCGGGCGCGTCCTCGACGCCATAGCTAAATGGATTGTGGGAGAAGAAGATGACGGTTCATGCCCTGCACCGTGCCGCTGACTTGATAGAACAGCGCGGCTGGACGCGAGGCGGATACTGCTATCCCGACGCCGAGGGCTATTGCATGGACAAGGCACTGTTGGCCGTATGCGGTTTGTGCACCGCCTGCGAGAACAAGCATGATCTGACCGATGAATACCGCGATGCGCTGGCCGCCCTACGCGCCGCGTTGAACGTTGCTACGTGCTGGGACCTGTGGTGGTGGAACGACAACTCCCGCCGCACCAAAAGCGACGTCGTTCGGCTCCTTCGTCGGGCCGCTGACCATGCCCCGGCACGCCGCAAGTCACTGACGCAGTGACCCGACGACGTTCCACCCAGCCATCCAGGTGTGGGCGTCAATGTGGCACCCACCGTCTTCAAGACTTGTCACGTATGGGGGCTAGCGGAAGTTCCTGCCCTTGACTGCCGCCGGTGTGTGCAGTGGGGTGAGTTTGTCGGCGGTCAGCGACACAACCCCATCGGCGTTGCGCAGCCGTCCTCGGATGAGGAGCGCGGGGACAGCGTGGGCTTCGCGGGGGTAGGCGACGCGCAGACCAGGTTCACACACCACATTGGCTTGGCCGGTTTCGTCTTCGAGGTTGACGAACAGGACACCACCGGCGGTTTCGGGGGCTTGGCGGTGGGTGACGATGCCGCCGACGAGGACGCGGGTGCGATCCGGGATCGTCGGTAGCTGGCCGATCCGGACCGCGCCGTGGGCGTCGAGGTGGTGGCGGATGTGTTGGATCGGGTGGGAATCGACGGAAGATCCGGTCGACTGGAGGTTGGCGGCGGTGAGTTCGGCGTCGCTCATGCCCGGCAGCATCGGTGCGGTGACGGGGATGGTGCCGTCGATGGTGGTGTCGGTGTTGGCGGCGGCGGGTGCGGCCATCCATAGTGCCTGGCGGCGGTCGGGGCCGAGTGCGGTGAGGGCTCCGGCGGTGGCGAGGTTCTCCAGGTGGGTTTCGGTGAGGCGGGCGCGGCGGGCGAGGTCGGTGATCGAGGTGTAGGGCTGGCCGGCGGCGATGCGTTCGGCAACGGTGTCGGAGATGCCGCGGACCTGGTCCAGACCCAACCTGACGGTGGGGCCGGGGCTCCCCCAGTCGGCAGGAGCGGTGTTGCGGGCCGCGGGCTGGCCGCGTCCATCCAATGTGGTTATCGCTGCGCTGTGGTTGATGTGGACGGGGTGGATCCTCACGCCGTGGCGGCGGGCGTCGTTGATGAGGGTGTTGACGGAGTAGAACCCCATCGGCTGGGCCCTGATCAATCCGGTCAGGAACGCGGCCGGGTAGAAGCGTTTCAGGTAGGCCGAGGCGTAGGCGATGTAGGCAAACGAGATGGCGTGGGATTCAATGTTCCAGTGCCGACAGTGGAACGCTGAACGGGTCTGCTGAACTGGGCTGCCCATCTACGGCCACAGATCGGTCAATACTGTGGAGGTGATTCGGCTGGGTACAGAGGCCTTTTCGAATTGGCGTCGGTAGTCAGTGTGGTGACGTGGTGGTTTGTCCGCCTCCAGGGGTGAGATCGCGATGGTGTTGAACAGTTGGTGGGCGGGCGCATCGCCGACCGCACTGGAATGGCTGAACACATATAGTCCACATAGTTTCATTTCGCCACGTGCGGCCGAGTGGTTGTGCTCGAACATGAACTGGATCGCCTTCCACAGCGTGTGGAGGTCATCGGCGGTGACACCGGTCTTTGTGGCCTTGGGCGCGGAGTAGTGTAGATGGGTGCGGTACAACCCGTAGGGGACCGTCCACTTAGCGCCAAGCTCGGTCGATTCGCCTGCGTCGATGTCGGCTTGTTTGGTTTGGGTGACGCGGGTGATGGTGTGCTCCACCGGACTGATCGCATCGATACTGCGCGCGAACGTCAGCTGTGTGGGGCCGTAAACCTGCCCAGCGCCACGTTTCTTGCTTCCTGGGATCTTGTCGCCGGTAGACAAAACCGCGCCGAACATCCGTACATCGAAGTAGTGATCACATATCCATTGGCGCGCGTTGTCGCTGTCATCGGCGCTTTCCTTCAGCGCTTGAGCGATGCGGGTGTTGAGGGCGTGTCCTGCTTCGACGAAGATCCCGAACCGGGGATCATCTCCTTTGAGCAGTGACACGGTGTCGCGGATCTTGCGTTTGATGGCCACGTCGGTGACGATTCCTTGGCCGGTCTCATCGTCCATGCGGGGCTGGTTAGCGGCGTCCGGGTCGCCGTTGGGGTTGCCGTCGGTGACGTCGAATAGCAGTACCGCGTCGTGCCGCATGGTGGGGTCGAGGTGTGCTTCACTCATCGTTGGATTCCGTTTCCGTGGTGGTGTTATTGGCAGATCGGTTGGCGAATCGTTGCTGACGTTGCTGGTAGTAGCCGAGTATGAAGTCCGACTGCTGCGACAGCAGGGCCGTGCTCGGTGGTCCACCGGCCTGGTTCAAGTGCTCATACAGTTCGGTGAGTTGGCGGTCAATCCATTCGGCTCGGGCGGGGTTGTCGCGGCGTACTCGCTTCAGCCATGCCTGCGATATTCGGGCGCCAGCAGTCAGCGCGCGGCGCGGGTTGGTGATCGCTCCGGAGAAGTGACGGTCGGTGAAACTGGTGTTGACGCGTTCGGCACGGCCGGTGGTCTTGTTCGGTGTGGGATTGGTGGCGGCCCACTGGAGATACTCGTACATGGCGAATATTTGACCAGCCACTTTGGCTGGTTCTTCGGTGCTGGATGTGGTGATTTCCATGGGTTCTTTCTGGTCGTTCGTGGTGGCCTGTCGGATACGGCCGACGTGTAGTAGGGCCGCTCGTGCCGGGTCGAGGTATCCGTCGCGCCGGATGCGGTGGATGATGTGTTTGGACAGGCCAGGCGGCAGACGGCGTCCATAAAGGGCGGCCTGTAGGAGTGACCGGTAGACGCCGTCGGGGCGGTCAGCGCCGGGTTTGTTGAAGCCGAGGTATCCGCCAGATTCGGCAGTCAGCTTCGGGTCGTAGCGCCCGCACGCCAGTGCCAACAGCCCGACCCCGGGAAGGCGCGTGTTGTCGCCGTCGGTAGTGGTGATGTCGTTGAACCAGCGACCAAGGTTGGCCTGTACCTGGGTGAGAGGTTGTTCAACCCAGTCGCGCACCATGATGCGGGAGACGTTGCCGCCTACGATGACCGAGCAGAACCTCCCCGTGTCGATGTCCTTGACACTGTGACGGTGCCCGGTGCGGGCAGCGGTGATCAGGTGGTGGACGTCGTCCAGGTGCTGGTGTGGATGCAGCAGCATGTCGAGTGAAACCTGCTCACCGCCGATCGTCCACCACGCCATGCGTGAGTCGCCGCTGCCGGTGGAGTGCTGCTTGTCGTCCAGGAGCATTCCTAGGCCGCTCATGACCCGCAATCCGCAGCCTTGGCAAATCGGTGTATGCCGCAGCTCGGTGGTCAAATCGAATCCGTGGGTGGGTTTGTTGACGCTCACCAGTGATGCGCTTTGCGTCGCGCCCGGCACCAGCCGTTGCGGCAGTTGCTGCGGCACGGTTTTGAGCAGTTCAGCCCATTCACCGCACACCAAACACAATCCAGATGTGCCGCTGCCTTTGCGTTCAGCCGCGATGCTTGCCCAAAACCGTTGTGCTGAGGTCGATGCGGCGGCTTTGGCGCCGTCAATCTCGAAGCAGACGAGATCTCCGCGGCTCCAGGCCGGTACGCGTTGCAGTTCTTCGCCGCGGCCGTTGATCCGCATTGGTTCCATAATGGTGCGATGGTGACCGTCGCGGTAGAACGCTGCAATCGCGCTGGCCGGTGAGTCCGGATCGTCACGGGCCCAGCGTTCATTCAACGCGATGAACGCCTTGTGGCGCTTGACCACCTTGTCCGGCTTCACATTGGCTTTCGGGTCTGTGGTCACCCACCCGAACACGTACTCCACGGTGTCGACGCCAGGTGTCGGCGCGGGAGCCGAAGTCTTGGTCACTGACGGGACTGCCATGGGGGTGCCGAAACGACGGGCGGTGTCGCTGGGGTCGGCTCGATCCGTCATGTCCAGTGTTTCGGGGGTGCCATCGGCGTGGAGTCGCAGCACCCACCGCACCGGTTTTTCGATGTAGAACGCCGGGATCGGGTTCTCATCGGTTTCACGTTGGGCTGCGAATTGCGCCAGCCGCTGCAACAGCATCAGCCCACCGCCGCACTGATGTGCGATGCCTCGGCGACGATGCCCCGTTCGGGAACGCGAAGTACCCCGCGATCAAGGCGGGCGGTGAACCATTCCATGGCGTGATCACCGTCGTATCCCACCGTGTGGATCATGATGCCCAAATCTCCATCAAGCTCGTCACGAGCGGGTGTGCCGTCGGGTTTGCCGAAGTAGGCGGTGAACTCGCGGGTGCCCAGATACGGCTGGGCAAAGCATGCTCCTTTGTCGACGCGGCGCCGGAACTGATCGCGATAGGCCACCACGGGTTTGTTGGCGTGCGGTTGCAGTCGAATGTGGGCGTGGATTCGGTAGGCCACGTCACGCAGGCATACCGCGTTGCGTTGGTCGCGTTTCGCCGCGGTATCAATGCGGCGCACACCTTTTGCTGCATCACGCAACGACGCCACGTCGTTAGTCTCATTGCGACGAACCGTGAACTGCTTGATCGGTTTGAGCACCTCAATGGCCACGACTTGGTAAGCCATTTCTGGCTTCCAATAGATCGCTTCCAAAACACCCTTGGCGGCACTGGGGGTCATGACGGGATACGTCAGTCGTTCGGCTTTGAGTTCGGGGCGAGTGAACAAGGCCGCGTCCCCCCACACTTGGACCGCCACCGGTCGATGACCGTGTGGATCGGTGGGAAGTGTGATCGCGGTGCCGTGAGGGGTCATAGAACGAATCTCTCCATTTCGGGGTCGAGGGCGATGCCTGTGGTGACGTCGTAGTCGCCTTGCCACACCGCCAGCGAGCCCGGCGTGTCCACATCGCCCAGCAACGGTGCCAGCAAAGCGGTCACACCCGGTTTGCGTACTGCGGATATGTGCAGGTTCGTGGTGAACGGCTGCAACTGCCTCATAGCGGAGCCGATCCCGATACCTGAACGGACTTGGTCGATAAGTTCGAGTACGCGAGGGTTGAACTCATTGGACACCAGGTTCTTCTCACCGGTGCCACGGCCGTCACCGTTACCGACCCATTGTGGGCAGATCACGGCCACGCTGTCATCACTGATCATGCGAAACGCCAACTTCGAATCTCGTGCGCCGGTTTCGAGGTCTTGTGGCCCATCGGTAACTGACTGATAGTCCAACCGTTGCCTGGCCGACTGGATCTGCCGCCCAATCGAGCCGCGTCCCTCCACTCCGGTGTCGTCATACACGGCCCGCCAGTACCGCAACTGTGCCGTTGTATCGTCCGGCGCGGACTTATCCGGTCCGAAGAACCGCCGAGTGTTGCCCACTAGTGTTCGATACGTCGGTGGCGCGCCACCATCCAACGGATCGAAGATCACGACCCTCCCGCCGTCAGGCAATCGGCCTTCCCGGTTAGCGCGGCCACCAGCTTGCACAAGTGAATCGGCCGGTGCCAGCGCCCGATAGACCACCGCGAAGTCCACGTCGACTCCGGCCTCTATCAACTGTGTACTGACCAGAAGCACCGGCGTGCCCGCCGCCAAACCCGAGCGCACCGCAGCCAGGACGTAGCGCCGGTGAGCCGGGCACATCCGAGTCGACAAGTGATACACCAGGCTGTCGCCCGCCAATTCCCGCCACCGATCGACCACGGCAGACGCATCCTTGGTCGTGTTCACCACCACCAAAGCACTCTCATCGGCGCAGGCCCGGTCCGCGACGTCGCTCAACATCGGTTGCGGATCCGTCCACCATTCGTACCGCACTCGCCCATCAACGGCACGCGTCAACTCCTGCGGCACCACGATGTCGCAAGCCTCCATCCCCTGAAACGGCCCCAGATTCCAGAAATCCGGCTGCGTAGCCGAACACAGCACCACACTGGCCCCGAAATGATCGACCAATGTCCGCAAACCATCCAAGATCGGCAACAGCAGCCGATACGGCAGCCCCTGCACCTCATCCAGCACCACCACCGCATTGGACAGACGATGCAGCCGCCGTGTCGCCTCCCGTTTGCGACCAAACAACGATTCGAACAACCGCACCGTCGTGGTCACCACGAACGGCGCATCCCAGTTCTCTGACGCCAACCTCTCCCACCGGCGACAATCGGGAAGAACATCGAAATCAACTCCACTGTGGTGCTCCAACACCACCTGCTCGTCGCCCTCGTCCAGCAGGCCACGGTAGACAGCGGCGTTTTGCTCAGTGATCGTCAACCACGGCACCGCCACCACCACTCGCCGCATGCCATGAATCGCCGCATGCCGCATCGCGAACGCGCCAGCGTTGATCGTCTTGCCCAACCCGGTGGCCGCAGGTATCCGGAACATGCCACGCGGCTTTCCTGCGGCCCGCAGACACTCATCGAACAACGCCTGCCTGGCCACATTCACCGCTGACATTGGCCTGTGACGCAACAGATCTTCCCGACGCTGCTGAAACCGATCCCACAACAACCCGACATCAGCGTCCCTGGCAACCAACGGTGCTGCCAGACCTTCTCGGTGCATCGCAGTATCCAGCGAATCGGCATCACACAACGCGCTGAACACCAATCGCAGTCCCATCTCAGCAACTAGCGGCTTTGCCCACGGCAACACCACGTCCCGCGCCCAACCCGTCTCAGCCAGAAGGTCAGTCAAGCCTCGTCGCGCCTCAGCATTGTTGCGCCGCTGAGCCTCACTCAGGTTCTTCAACGCGTCCGCCACAAAGCCTGGTGACGTCAAACCGCCATGATGACCATGTAGCACCAACCCAAGAGCCTGAAGTCCATGTTCGGCCGCCAATTCGCAACCCAACGTCTTGTGGTCCACCCCCACCGGGCCACCTGACGCCTCCGCTCGCACTAGCCCGTCCTGCCATGCACACGACGCCTTCCCCGCGTCATGCCAGAGCCCCGTCAAGTACCCCAGATCACCGACGCCGAACTCACCCGCGAATCGGCGCGCCAACACCGCAACCCCACGCAAGTGATCCTCAAGAAGTTGACGATCACCGCCCCTATTGGCACTATGCCCAAACAGTTCCACGTACCAAGCTCCAGAAGGGATACAGTCAACAAGCAAGAGCGACCATACGTCGTTCTTGTGACATGCCAACGGACAAAATGTGCGACACGCGATCGAACCGACGGCCACCAACCCAGACTCACTGCAATCCTCGCCAGAGGAGTGCTCCAGCGCCACCGGCAGCGCGCCGCCGTCCCGGACCCGGCGCTGCTGGTTGCGATCCTCGCTGGAACTGGTGCTCCAGCGCCACCACGAGCGGTCCCGGAGGAGACAGGCCCGGAGCAGGGTTGCGATCCTCGCTGGAGCTGGTGCTCCAGCGCCAC containing:
- the cas5c gene encoding type I-C CRISPR-associated protein Cas5c: MTPHGTAITLPTDPHGHRPVAVQVWGDAALFTRPELKAERLTYPVMTPSAAKGVLEAIYWKPEMAYQVVAIEVLKPIKQFTVRRNETNDVASLRDAAKGVRRIDTAAKRDQRNAVCLRDVAYRIHAHIRLQPHANKPVVAYRDQFRRRVDKGACFAQPYLGTREFTAYFGKPDGTPARDELDGDLGIMIHTVGYDGDHAMEWFTARLDRGVLRVPERGIVAEASHISAAVG
- a CDS encoding CRISPR-associated endonuclease Cas3''; this translates as MELFGHSANRGGDRQLLEDHLRGVAVLARRFAGEFGVGDLGYLTGLWHDAGKASCAWQDGLVRAEASGGPVGVDHKTLGCELAAEHGLQALGLVLHGHHGGLTSPGFVADALKNLSEAQRRNNAEARRGLTDLLAETGWARDVVLPWAKPLVAEMGLRLVFSALCDADSLDTAMHREGLAAPLVARDADVGLLWDRFQQRREDLLRHRPMSAVNVARQALFDECLRAAGKPRGMFRIPAATGLGKTINAGAFAMRHAAIHGMRRVVVAVPWLTITEQNAAVYRGLLDEGDEQVVLEHHSGVDFDVLPDCRRWERLASENWDAPFVVTTTVRLFESLFGRKREATRRLHRLSNAVVVLDEVQGLPYRLLLPILDGLRTLVDHFGASVVLCSATQPDFWNLGPFQGMEACDIVVPQELTRAVDGRVRYEWWTDPQPMLSDVADRACADESALVVVNTTKDASAVVDRWRELAGDSLVYHLSTRMCPAHRRYVLAAVRSGLAAGTPVLLVSTQLIEAGVDVDFAVVYRALAPADSLVQAGGRANREGRLPDGGRVVIFDPLDGGAPPTYRTLVGNTRRFFGPDKSAPDDTTAQLRYWRAVYDDTGVEGRGSIGRQIQSARQRLDYQSVTDGPQDLETGARDSKLAFRMISDDSVAVICPQWVGNGDGRGTGEKNLVSNEFNPRVLELIDQVRSGIGIGSAMRQLQPFTTNLHISAVRKPGVTALLAPLLGDVDTPGSLAVWQGDYDVTTGIALDPEMERFVL
- the cas7c gene encoding type I-C CRISPR-associated protein Cas7/Csd2 yields the protein MSEAHLDPTMRHDAVLLFDVTDGNPNGDPDAANQPRMDDETGQGIVTDVAIKRKIRDTVSLLKGDDPRFGIFVEAGHALNTRIAQALKESADDSDNARQWICDHYFDVRMFGAVLSTGDKIPGSKKRGAGQVYGPTQLTFARSIDAISPVEHTITRVTQTKQADIDAGESTELGAKWTVPYGLYRTHLHYSAPKATKTGVTADDLHTLWKAIQFMFEHNHSAARGEMKLCGLYVFSHSSAVGDAPAHQLFNTIAISPLEADKPPRHHTDYRRQFEKASVPSRITSTVLTDLWP
- a CDS encoding OB-fold nucleic acid binding domain-containing protein, with the translated sequence MGSPVQQTRSAFHCRHWNIESHAISFAYIAYASAYLKRFYPAAFLTGLIRAQPMGFYSVNTLINDARRHGVRIHPVHINHSAAITTLDGRGQPAARNTAPADWGSPGPTVRLGLDQVRGISDTVAERIAAGQPYTSITDLARRARLTETHLENLATAGALTALGPDRRQALWMAAPAAANTDTTIDGTIPVTAPMLPGMSDAELTAANLQSTGSSVDSHPIQHIRHHLDAHGAVRIGQLPTIPDRTRVLVGGIVTHRQAPETAGGVLFVNLEDETGQANVVCEPGLRVAYPREAHAVPALLIRGRLRNADGVVSLTADKLTPLHTPAAVKGRNFR
- a CDS encoding type I-C CRISPR-associated protein Cas8c/Csd1, translating into MLLQRLAQFAAQRETDENPIPAFYIEKPVRWVLRLHADGTPETLDMTDRADPSDTARRFGTPMAVPSVTKTSAPAPTPGVDTVEYVFGWVTTDPKANVKPDKVVKRHKAFIALNERWARDDPDSPASAIAAFYRDGHHRTIMEPMRINGRGEELQRVPAWSRGDLVCFEIDGAKAAASTSAQRFWASIAAERKGSGTSGLCLVCGEWAELLKTVPQQLPQRLVPGATQSASLVSVNKPTHGFDLTTELRHTPICQGCGLRVMSGLGMLLDDKQHSTGSGDSRMAWWTIGGEQVSLDMLLHPHQHLDDVHHLITAARTGHRHSVKDIDTGRFCSVIVGGNVSRIMVRDWVEQPLTQVQANLGRWFNDITTTDGDNTRLPGVGLLALACGRYDPKLTAESGGYLGFNKPGADRPDGVYRSLLQAALYGRRLPPGLSKHIIHRIRRDGYLDPARAALLHVGRIRQATTNDQKEPMEITTSSTEEPAKVAGQIFAMYEYLQWAATNPTPNKTTGRAERVNTSFTDRHFSGAITNPRRALTAGARISQAWLKRVRRDNPARAEWIDRQLTELYEHLNQAGGPPSTALLSQQSDFILGYYQQRQQRFANRSANNTTTETESNDE
- a CDS encoding DUF6197 family protein, with product MTVHALHRAADLIEQRGWTRGGYCYPDAEGYCMDKALLAVCGLCTACENKHDLTDEYRDALAALRAALNVATCWDLWWWNDNSRRTKSDVVRLLRRAADHAPARRKSLTQ